A single Anopheles maculipalpis chromosome 3RL, idAnoMacuDA_375_x, whole genome shotgun sequence DNA region contains:
- the LOC126561113 gene encoding mucin-5AC-like, translated as MIHTVTKQIPNETYSDWVVVSSGSPDDNLAAVARAPNGKASPRSVPLSTANAQNSTQMLSLTNPNMSKVVCCKNPKNLFCFVCGLYILSHHKRSIMTRPLLEAYESYFKVRTSKENYLQGPPSVCNVCNNALLRWKNGMCPKPELPFAIPMLWSQPADHATDCYFCLTCTTPSGEKKSSLYSNAPIEYPILRSAIRPKLFASRPAGVPHTRSASDLRRISVPPSGIDEQDNGVSSISIRTYAGHSVKPKEQHPVGNGLQPVVRRSLPAQKTVSSTVQKHSIPVAGTLKRKIEPNDDGTGSPLTYGMTKVRLRNSEPTIVLEKCKKLLPSNTAAIIRRPMTPNSANAPRILNVFSLNKDAVNCVSEMSVICLPETKPPTPPPEIASVLPQTIVKIEIEDDVDDDDVAEYNVVVPATKDSNDESTTQLDLKTSELQKIEPGVAVKNESEQNEPTYNVPKQTVVKIEPQKSSPTLTARQQKVQVTHGRMGFINVKDLATTSSTMTIGGSNAIKFKLSPPLDGAATASFPTKVVPAVKEEAASPEKKLQPSRYCFINMKDMPSLTANNVERTVKITASPIVATQPQQSQPQKLTDSTVAAATLKYTPVVAVVSEQGDTKVLQVPDQDDGPHRITQSELILLLRELELPKAKSAVLIDRLKRWNLLAIEMVGTNRNRPIEMPQPSSASTSSSTSSALSEKTATTLASMKEIQIHNTRATGLRQSTGPPILTSSTSSRTSTTTVGSKPPLRVPVEQNGGPTKPTLSTSSAKVVTAVVKNEKALPPRRQATTTTTTTTTAASVPVSEEKPVQQRSGSTITTRSATGAIVKQNITSSRVK; from the exons ATGATCCACACAGTAACGAAGCAGATTCCGAACGAAACGTACAGCGACTGGGTGGTGGTGTCTTCCGGATCACCGGATGACAaccttgctgctgttgcccgTGCACCGAACGGCAAGGCAAGCCCACGCAGCGTACCGCTATCGACGGCAAACGCACAAAACTCCACTCAAATGCTAAGCTTAACCAACCCCAACATGTCGAAGGTGGTTTGCTGTAAAAATCCGAAGAATTTGTTCTGCTTCGTCTGCGGCCTCTACATATTGTCGCACCACAAGCGATCGATCATGACTCGGCCGCTGCTGGAAGCGTACGAATCATACTTTAAGGTGCGTACGAGCAAGGAAAACTATCTGCAAGGCCCACCGTCCGTCTGTAATGTGTGCAACAATGCGCTGCTACGCTGGAAGAATGGCATGTGCCCCAAGCCGGAGCTCCCGTTCGCCATACCGATGCTGTGGAGTCAACCGGCCGATCATGCCACCGATTGTTACTTTTGCCTGACGTGCACCACTCCATCGGGCGAGAAGAAAAGTTCGCTCTACTCGAACGCCCCAATCGAATATCCCATACTACGATCTGCCATACGGCCGAAACTGTTTGCCTCACGGCCAGCCGGTGTACCACATACCCGTAGTGCGTCGGATCTGCGCCGGATCAGTGTACCACCGTCCGGGATCGACGAACAGGATAACGGTGTATCGTCCATTAGCATTCGTACCTACGCTGGACATTCGGTTAAACCAAAGGAGCAACACCCGGTGGGAAATGGTTTGCAGCCGGTAGTGCGACGTAGCTTACCGGCACAGAAAACTGTTTCCAGTACTGTGCAAAAGCATTCGATTCCGGTCGCCGGTACGTTGAAACGTAAAATCGAACCGAATGACGATGGTACCGGTTCCCCTTTGACGTACGGCATGACGAAGGTTCGGCTACGCAATTCCGAACCGACGATTGTGctggaaaagtgcaaaaaGCTGCTGCCCTCGAACACGGCCGCAATTATACGCCGCCCGATGACACCGAACAGCGCGAACGCACCGCGTATATTGAACGTATTCTCGCTCAACAAGGATGCGGTCAACTGTG TTTCGGAAATGTCCGTCATTTGTCTTCCAGAAACAAAACCGCCGACTCCGCCACCCGAGATAGCTTCCGTGCTAccgcagacaatcgtaaaaatcgaaattgaagacgatgttgatgatgatgatgttgctgaaTATAATGTAGTTGTCCCAGCAACGAAAGATTCGAACGATGAATCCACAACGCAACTTGATCTTAAAACGAGTGAGCTGCAAAAAATTGAACCCGGTGTGGCAGTGAAAAACGAATCAGAACAAAACGAACCAACCTACAACGTTCCGAAGCAAACTGTCGTAAAGATTGAGCCACAAAAAAGCTCACCAACTTTAACCGCTCGGCAACAGAAAGTACAGGTAACACATGGCCGGATGGGTTTCATTAATGTGAAAGATCTGGCCACAACCTCGTCGACGATGACGATTGGTGGTAGTAACgcaatcaaattcaaactatcCCCCCCGCTGGatggagcagcaacagcttccTTCCCAACGAAAGTAGTACCCGCTGTAAAGGAGGAAGCAGCATCACCAGAAAAGAAACTACAACCATCGAGATATTGCTTCATCAACATGAAAGATATGCCTTCCCTAACGGCTAACAATGTTGAGCGAACGGTTAAAATTACGGCGTCACCCATCGTCGCCACCCAACCGCAACAGTCACAGCCACAGAAATTGACCGACAGTacggttgctgctgcaacgTTAAAATATACCCCAGTTGTTGCTGTAGTTTCCGAACAAGGCGACACCAAGGTACTACAAGTACCCGACCAGGATGATGGTCCACATCGTATCACCCAGTCGGAGCTAATTCTGCTATTGCGAGAGCTTGAGCTGCCGAAGGCAAAATCGGCCGTTTTGATCGATCGTTTAAAGCGATGGAATCTGCTAGCGATCGAGATGGTCGGTACGAATCGTAATCGACCGATTGAGATGCCGCAGCCATCTTCTGCATCCACATCGTCCTCCACATCATCAGCTTTGTCTGAGAAAACCGCCACAACGCTAGCCAGCATGAAGGAAATTCAAATCCACAACACCCGAGCAACAGGCCTCAGACAGTCCACCGGTCCGCCGATCTTAACCAGCAGTACCAGTAGCCGCACAAGCACCACTACCGTAGGCAGCAAACCACCACTGCGCGTGCCGGTGGAACAAAATGGTGGACCAACAAAACCGACTCTTTCAACATCGAGCGCCAAGGTGGTTACTGCTGTagtcaaaaacgaaaaagcttTACCACCAAGGAGGCAggccactactactactactactactaccactgctGCTAGTGTGCCGGTTTCGGAAGAGAAGCCCGTCCAGCAGCGTAGCGGCAGCACCATCACAACACGCAGTGCAACGGGCGCAATCGTCAAGCAAAACATTACCAGCTCGAGGGTAAAGTGA
- the LOC126561115 gene encoding uncharacterized protein LOC126561115: protein MCYSTSLLSFCTLTLAWFSCHGAPVLGPGVEVLPAAFSDGSEPKYVVVNNDESKAPQPLQTVLLRSQQEDTTTQQTLAPIVYQQPVQVPQPVPVQPQQPIVYQQPQPRVIAYQQPQVQYQQLQPQQQVVYQQPRSPVQYPQQPMYVQRPYYPQQPVEYSQPYSPYNSQPVRGAANPRPESQSSSTGFFSTIARALGFDSGSTQSSSSSGTLGLLSSALG from the exons ATGTGTTACTCCACGAGCCTTCTGTCGTTCTGTACCTTGACTCTTGCATGGTTCTCGTGCCACGGTGCTCCTGTGCTTGGGCCGGGTGTAGAAGTACTTCCGGCAG CATTTTCAGATGGAAGTGAACCGAAATACGTGGTAGTGAATAATGACGAAA GTAAAGCACCACAACCGTTGCAAACGGTATTGCTAAGGTCGCAACAGGAAGACACCACAACTCAGCAAACCTTGGCACCGATCGTGTATCAGCAGCCAGTACAGGTCCCACAACCGGTTCCTGTTCAACCTCAGCAGCCGATTGTGTATCAACAACCGCAGCCCCGTGTGATTGCGTATCAACAACCACAAGTTCAGTACCAACAACTTCAGCCCCAACAACAAGTCGTTTATCAACAACCGCGATCACCAGTTCAGTACCCGCAACAACCAATGTATGTGCAACGGCCGTACTATCCGCAACAGCCCGTCGAGTACTCACAGCCGTACTCACCCTACAATAGTCAGCCAGTACGCGGTGCCGCCAACCCCAGGCCGGAATCGCAATCTTCTTCTACTG GCTTCTTTAGTACGATCGCGCGAGCACTCGGTTTCGACAGCGGAAGTACacaatcatcttcatcatccggGACATTGGGACTTTTAAGCAGTGCTTTAGGGTAA